A region of Lycium barbarum isolate Lr01 chromosome 3, ASM1917538v2, whole genome shotgun sequence DNA encodes the following proteins:
- the LOC132629935 gene encoding GTP-binding protein At2g22870, with protein MQVVSRCRLFSIFPQIINLHSLPKISISQNPNPKTRNTHFYIHASASRTFKSSSTTSNSASILAKKVLFMPPGVEPDDITEDMILPGSNIVVGPYAGDAKIKEVEFVKSSNKPKDCPKDERPEFAMLGRSNVGKSSLINSLVKKKEVALTSKKPGKTQLINHFLVNKSWYIVDLPGYGFANASEAARMDWSAFTKGYFLNRDSLVSVLLLIDASVPPQKIDLDCANWLGRNKIPITFVFTKCDKMKGGKAKRPDQNIRDFHELIRENYKHQPPWIMTSSVSGLGRDELLLHMSQLRNYWDNV; from the exons ATGCAAGTAGTATCAAGATGTCGTCTCTTCTCCATTTTCCCCCAAATTATCAATCTCCATTCACTTCCCAAAATCTCCATTTCCCAAAACCCAAACCCAAAAACAAGAAATACCCATTTTTATATTCATGCCAGTGCTTCAagaaccttcaaatcttcatcaaCTACTTCAAATTCAGCTTCTATATTGGCCAAGAAAGTGTTGTTTATGCCACCTGGAGTTGAACCTGATGATATTACTGAAGATATGATATTACCTGGTTCAAATATTGTTGTTGGACCCTATGCTGGTGATGCTAAGATTAAAGAGGTTGAGTTTGTGAAGAGTAGTAATAAACCTAAGGATTGTCCTAAAGATGAAAGACCTGAATTTGCTATGTTGGGTCGGTCTAATGTTGGAAAATCATCACTTATTAATTCTTTGGTTAAGAAGAAAGAAGTTGCACTTACTTCTAAAAAACCAG GGAAGACTCAGCTGATTAATCATTTTTTGGTGAACAAGAGTTGGTACATTGTGGATTTGCCTGGCTATGG TTTTGCTAATGCTTCTGAAGCTGCTAGAATGGATTGGTCTGCCTTCACAAAAGGCTACTTTTTAAATCGAGATAGCTTGGTGTCGGTTCTGCTTTTAATTGATGCTAGCGTACCCCCTCAGAAGATTGACCTTGATTGTGCTAATTGGCTTGGACGCAATAAG ATACCAATAACGTTCGTTTTCACGAAGTGTGACAAAATGAAGGGAGGGAAGGCAAAAAGGCCAGATCAGAATATTAGAGATTTCCACGAGCTTATCAGGGAGAATTATAAGCATCAACCTCCTTGGATAATGACTAGTAGTGTTTCTGGTTTGGGTAGGGACGAGCTACTCCTTCATATGTCACAGCTTCGGAACTATTGGGACAACGTGTAG
- the LOC132629757 gene encoding uncharacterized protein LOC132629757, producing MDKYEDPKRVYTPKDIASDMRKQHGLTMTYMQAYRAKEKALNMLRGDLTESYNKLPSYFYILEKTYSSSVVSLEKTAGDRFLYAFVALEPCIRGWEYCRPIVVVDDTHLKSTYEGTMLIASTLDPGGSILPSAYAIVDSENDASWTWFFERFRIAFGERENMCIVSDRHDSIWKASTLVYPGLTQYACIWHLWNNLLKKCRGNKEQVRKLYFALAKAYTLQEFSELMGRLDTIDKKLGVYLFVSGYHKWSRVHATVKRTWTLTSNIAESINNSIAKGREFPVCKLMDYMRQLIETWNEKHSEEGRNTFTDLTNEYNKAYEDNKELSHRMTRFSVCLRSKIYSCGRFQLDEIPCVHALAAIMYRHQNGEDYCSAYYNNKNFKDTYAIPVEPLPCESTWEIPFDVLEQIVLPPDSKRPPGRPSLKRMKPFYEVKFKRAKMTCSKCGIEGHNKKTCSNFPK from the exons ATGGATAAGTATGAAGATCCAAAAAGAGTATACACACCAAAGGATATAGCATCAGATATGAGGAAACAACATGGTTTAACAATGACTTACATGCAAGCTTATAGAGCCAAGGAAAAGGCATTAAACATGTTGCGAGGGGATCTAACTGAATCATACAATAAGTTACCGAGCTACTTTTACATCCTGGAAAAGACATATTCGAGCTCAGTTGTTAGTTTGGAAAAAACAGCAGGAGACCGTTTCTTGTATGCATTTGTAGCATTGGAACCTTGTATTAGAGGATGGGAGTATTGTAGGCCTATAGTAGTTGTTGACGACACCCATCTAAAATCAACTTACGAAGGAACTATGCTAATAGCAAGCACACTAGATCCTGGag GTAGTATACTGCCATCAGCATATGCAATAGTTGATTCAGAGAATGATGCATCTTGGACATGGTTCTTTGAGAGATTTAGGATAGCTTTTGGTGAAAGGGAGAATATGTGCATTGTATCAGATAGACATGATAGTATATGGAAAGCTTCAACATTAGTATATCCCGGGCTGACTCAATATGCATGTATTTGGCATTTGTGGAATAATTTACTTAAGAAATGCAGGGGAAATAAAGAACAGGTCAGGAAACTATACTTTGCATTAGCTAAGGCATACACTCTTCAAGAATTTAGTGAACTCATGGGAAGGCTGGACACAATAGATAAGAAGTTGGGTGTATACTTATTTGTTAGTGGGTATCATAAATGGTCTCGGGTACATGCAACAGTGAAGAGAACATGGACGTTGACTTCAAACATCGCTGAATCTATAAACAACAGCATTGCCAAAGGTAGAGAATTTCCAGTCTGTAAGCTAATGGATTACATGAGACAATTGATTGAAACTTGGAATGAAAAACACAGTGAAGAAGGGAGAAATACATTCACTGATCTTACTAATGAGTACAATAAAGCTTATGAGGATAACAAGGAATTATCACACCGTATGACT AGATTTAGTGTGTGTCTTCGAAGTAAGATTTATAGTTGTGGAAGGTTTCAACTTGATGAGATACCATGTGTACATGCTTTGGCTGCTATAATGTACAGGCACCAAAATGGAGAGGACTACTGCTCTGCCTACTACAACAATAAAAATTTCAAAGATACATATGCCATACCAGTGGAACCTCTTCCATGCGAGAGTACATGGGAGATACCATTTGATGTGTTGGAACAAATTGTTTTACCACCAGATTCTAAAAGACCTCCAGGGAGACCATCGTTGAAGAGAATGAAACCATTTTATGAGGTGAAATTTAAGAGGGCAAAGATGACATGTAGCAAGTGTGGCATAGAGGGGCACAACAAGAAGACATGTAGCAATTTTCCCAAATGA